A region of Paenibacillus thiaminolyticus DNA encodes the following proteins:
- a CDS encoding acylneuraminate cytidylyltransferase family protein, whose protein sequence is MNILITVCGRAGSKGVKGKNTKIFNGYPLVLYTFSVIDLLMEQLNHYVDVAINTDSMEIIELTKSFRNFILVNREQALAGEHVSKLNVIRDTLLKTSDYTGINYDLVLDLDITSPIRTVNDIIRVIDLKNENKDLDVVFSVVRSRRSPFFNMVKDEAGKARLVQEARYTARQQVPQTYDMNASIYAYDPSYLITAEHLFDGNCGMVEMEDTLVLDIDCEQDFQWMEYIYIKLLQDNKGFEEVYINIKNIYDYKSNINISIDNASSQ, encoded by the coding sequence ATGAATATACTCATCACGGTTTGTGGAAGGGCCGGTTCCAAAGGGGTAAAGGGGAAAAATACAAAAATTTTTAACGGCTATCCTCTGGTCCTTTATACATTTTCTGTCATTGATTTGTTGATGGAGCAACTAAATCATTACGTTGATGTGGCCATAAATACGGACAGCATGGAAATTATAGAGTTAACTAAGTCTTTTCGCAACTTTATTTTAGTAAACAGAGAACAGGCGTTGGCTGGAGAACATGTTAGTAAACTCAATGTAATACGCGATACTTTATTGAAGACCAGTGATTATACGGGCATTAATTATGACCTTGTATTAGATTTGGATATTACATCACCGATAAGAACGGTGAATGATATTATACGGGTCATTGATTTGAAAAATGAAAACAAGGATTTGGATGTAGTATTTTCAGTGGTTAGGTCTAGAAGAAGCCCATTCTTCAATATGGTGAAAGATGAAGCCGGAAAGGCGAGATTAGTTCAAGAGGCAAGATACACAGCAAGACAACAGGTACCCCAAACTTATGACATGAACGCCTCTATTTATGCATATGACCCAAGTTACCTTATTACTGCGGAGCACCTTTTTGACGGCAACTGCGGAATGGTTGAAATGGAGGACACGCTTGTACTAGATATCGACTGCGAGCAAGATTTCCAATGGATGGAATACATATATATAAAGTTACTCCAAGACAATAAAGGGTTTGAGGAAGTGTACATAAATATTAAGAATATTTATGATTATAAGTCGAACATCAACATTTCCATTGACAACGCTTCCAGCCAGTGA
- a CDS encoding Gfo/Idh/MocA family protein → MKVIFFGLGSIGQRHLKNLRTLCEQKYIALEVHAYRTNKQNNAHVSSVATNFYSMDEITGNYDAAFITNPTSYHYETLNSIKKRARYFFVEKPLFDRKHNIEAMKIQSHKVYVAAPLRFKNIMMRLREFIADKDIYSVRVICSSYLPHWRNMDYRNSYSAMKDLGGGVELDCIHELDYVTYLFGFPSRVNVLLGKKSNLSIDSNDIAVYTMEYDDKIVEVHLDYFGIYPQRKIELTTNEDLIVCDLLQDTITSKKNGLIDQIREETNVMYLNELNYFLNEVVTEKDNFNDLVHAYKVLMLAKGEILQ, encoded by the coding sequence TTGAAAGTTATATTTTTTGGCCTGGGTTCAATTGGGCAAAGGCATCTAAAAAATTTACGAACGCTATGTGAGCAGAAGTATATCGCTTTAGAAGTACATGCTTATAGAACGAATAAACAAAATAATGCCCATGTGAGCAGTGTTGCAACCAATTTTTACAGCATGGATGAAATTACAGGAAATTATGATGCTGCATTTATTACGAATCCTACCTCTTATCACTACGAGACCTTGAACTCTATTAAGAAAAGGGCGCGGTATTTTTTTGTAGAGAAACCACTATTTGATCGCAAGCATAATATAGAAGCAATGAAAATACAATCACATAAAGTTTATGTTGCCGCTCCCTTGCGTTTTAAAAATATCATGATGAGACTAAGAGAATTTATAGCAGACAAAGACATTTATTCCGTAAGAGTGATCTGCTCTTCTTATTTGCCCCATTGGAGAAACATGGATTATCGTAACAGTTATTCAGCCATGAAAGATTTAGGCGGAGGAGTAGAGTTGGACTGTATCCATGAACTGGACTATGTAACTTATTTATTCGGATTTCCATCGCGAGTGAATGTTTTATTAGGCAAGAAATCGAATCTGAGCATAGACAGTAACGATATTGCGGTATATACGATGGAGTATGACGATAAAATTGTAGAGGTTCATTTAGACTATTTCGGAATATATCCACAGAGAAAAATAGAGCTAACAACAAACGAGGACTTAATTGTATGTGATCTTTTGCAAGATACGATCACATCAAAAAAAAATGGTCTTATTGACCAGATCCGCGAGGAAACGAACGTAATGTATCTGAACGAGCTGAATTATTTTTTAAACGAAGTCGTTACCGAGAAAGACAACTTTAACGATTTAGTTCATGCTTATAAGGTTCTAATGCTTGCTAAGGGAGAAATATTACAATGA
- a CDS encoding Gfo/Idh/MocA family protein: MEIAVIGLGSMGKRRIKLLQKNVRDIIIYGVDLRKDRRDEALSLLGIETYSTLEELRDSNLLAVIICTSPNTHQDMIKQAIDYRLHVFTEINLNSEYYDEILDLAAKNDVKLFLSSTFLYRKEIQYINSLVEKSNRKMFYRYHVGQYLKDWHPWESYRDFFVAHKETNGCREILAIELPWITEVFGHINNYLVVKNKVSNLDIDYPDNYSVILEHNNGTVGTINVNVVSKIAKRDFELIGEEFQVQWNGSPTGLQVWNNEKNKMDNIILYNDFINDKAYASSIIEDAYLEELNEFIRYISGKITEPKYSFEKDKYILQVIDGVEGDI; the protein is encoded by the coding sequence ATGGAAATAGCGGTCATCGGTTTAGGTTCGATGGGAAAAAGAAGAATAAAGCTCTTGCAAAAAAATGTTAGGGATATCATCATCTATGGTGTGGATTTGAGAAAAGACCGACGGGATGAGGCGCTAAGCTTATTGGGAATTGAGACATACAGCACCTTAGAGGAACTAAGGGATAGTAATTTATTGGCCGTTATAATTTGTACCTCCCCCAATACGCATCAAGATATGATAAAGCAAGCGATAGACTATCGACTTCATGTGTTCACGGAGATAAACTTAAACAGTGAATACTATGACGAGATTCTTGATTTAGCTGCAAAGAATGATGTGAAATTATTTCTATCTTCGACTTTTTTGTACCGGAAAGAAATCCAATATATAAATTCGTTAGTAGAGAAATCCAACAGAAAAATGTTCTATAGATATCATGTAGGTCAGTATCTAAAGGATTGGCATCCGTGGGAGTCGTATCGGGATTTCTTTGTAGCACATAAAGAAACTAATGGATGCAGGGAGATATTGGCCATTGAACTGCCTTGGATTACCGAAGTATTTGGTCATATTAATAATTATTTGGTTGTAAAAAATAAAGTATCTAATCTGGACATTGATTATCCAGATAATTATTCCGTTATTTTGGAACATAACAACGGAACTGTCGGGACGATAAATGTTAATGTGGTATCCAAGATAGCAAAGAGAGATTTCGAGTTAATAGGTGAGGAGTTCCAGGTACAATGGAATGGTTCGCCGACTGGCTTGCAAGTTTGGAACAATGAGAAAAATAAAATGGATAACATTATATTGTACAATGATTTCATAAATGATAAAGCATATGCTTCGTCCATCATTGAAGATGCATATTTGGAGGAACTAAATGAGTTTATCAGATACATTTCTGGCAAAATAACTGAACCAAAATACTCATTTGAAAAGGATAAGTACATTTTGCAGGTCATAGATGGGGTTGAAGGGGACATTTAA
- a CDS encoding nucleotidyltransferase family protein produces MIDWKKLWVSADTSIFQVIEKIDLSGLQIALVVDGEHRLLGTVTDGDVRRGILRGVSLQSPVTEIMNENPVVARFSDSRQSIFMLMKKKQLRQIPVVDDEGRLARIELMDNFIEKKQYSNPIVLMAGGLGTRLRPLTDDCPKPLLKLGDKPILELIIENFMEYGFHNYFISVNYHADMIKEYFGDGSKWGIGITYINESERLGTAGALSYLSDMGITEPFFVMNGDLLTKVNFDRLLEYHIENKAMATMGVREFEYQVPYGVVRTNDYKLLGIEEKPVQRYFINGGLYVLQPETLQFIPKGRYYDMPELFQKLIENNYETTVFPIREYWIDIGRMDDFKRANFDLETGVI; encoded by the coding sequence ATGATAGACTGGAAGAAGCTATGGGTTAGCGCGGACACCTCTATTTTTCAGGTGATAGAAAAAATAGACTTATCAGGGCTGCAAATTGCGCTTGTAGTAGACGGCGAACATAGATTATTAGGAACCGTCACGGATGGAGATGTCCGGCGAGGAATTTTGAGGGGCGTATCTCTTCAAAGCCCTGTTACCGAGATTATGAATGAAAATCCTGTCGTGGCCCGTTTTAGCGATAGCAGACAAAGCATTTTTATGCTAATGAAAAAGAAACAGCTGCGGCAAATTCCGGTGGTGGATGACGAAGGAAGACTTGCTCGAATCGAACTGATGGACAATTTTATTGAGAAAAAACAGTATTCTAATCCCATAGTATTGATGGCGGGTGGTCTGGGTACTCGTTTACGACCGTTAACTGACGATTGTCCCAAACCCTTGTTGAAACTTGGAGACAAACCGATATTGGAATTAATCATCGAAAATTTCATGGAATATGGATTCCATAACTACTTTATATCCGTCAACTATCACGCCGATATGATTAAAGAGTATTTCGGGGATGGTTCAAAATGGGGCATAGGGATTACTTACATAAATGAGTCGGAACGCCTTGGAACAGCCGGAGCACTCAGTTACTTGAGCGACATGGGTATCACTGAACCTTTTTTTGTAATGAATGGAGATTTGCTTACTAAAGTTAATTTCGATCGTCTATTAGAATATCACATAGAGAATAAAGCTATGGCAACGATGGGTGTCCGTGAGTTCGAATACCAAGTTCCTTATGGTGTTGTACGTACAAATGATTATAAGTTGCTTGGGATAGAGGAAAAACCTGTTCAACGATATTTTATTAACGGCGGACTTTATGTTCTTCAACCTGAGACATTGCAGTTCATTCCGAAAGGAAGATATTACGATATGCCAGAATTGTTTCAGAAGCTTATTGAAAACAATTATGAAACCACAGTCTTTCCTATTCGCGAGTACTGGATTGACATAGGACGAATGGATGACTTCAAGCGGGCTAATTTCGATTTAGAAACGGGAGTTATTTAA
- a CDS encoding acetyltransferase: MTFYSEIDKSSKKPVIILGGGGHAKVLLDILNECKVNIIGYTDINASGALSEELKYIGDDEVIFRYHPAEVSLVNGIGLVGDSSLRRRLYEKFTSLGYDFKQVIHPAAVISATASLGAGVQVVAGSVIQPGVTIGDNVIINTRASIDHDTIIGSHSHISPGATICGSVIIGCSVFIGAGATVVQNIHIGDSCVIGAGSLVLHTLPSNKKAYGVPAKEVSK, encoded by the coding sequence ATGACTTTCTATTCAGAAATAGACAAAAGCTCCAAAAAACCAGTAATCATCTTAGGTGGAGGAGGGCACGCAAAAGTATTACTGGATATCTTAAATGAGTGTAAAGTCAACATTATTGGATATACAGATATCAATGCCTCCGGTGCTTTGTCCGAGGAACTGAAATATATAGGAGACGATGAAGTAATTTTCCGTTATCATCCTGCGGAAGTAAGTCTAGTTAATGGCATTGGCTTGGTAGGGGATTCTTCCCTCAGAAGGCGGCTCTATGAGAAGTTTACTTCTCTAGGTTATGACTTTAAGCAAGTTATTCATCCTGCTGCAGTCATTTCCGCAACGGCAAGCCTTGGTGCAGGAGTACAAGTTGTGGCAGGAAGTGTCATTCAACCGGGAGTGACTATAGGAGATAACGTTATTATTAATACGCGTGCCTCTATTGATCATGACACAATTATTGGGAGTCATTCGCATATTTCTCCGGGTGCTACCATATGTGGCTCAGTTATTATAGGCTGCTCTGTATTTATCGGCGCTGGTGCAACCGTTGTACAAAACATACATATTGGTGATTCATGCGTGATAGGAGCGGGTTCTCTTGTTCTTCATACGTTACCAAGTAACAAAAAAGCGTATGGAGTTCCAGCGAAGGAGGTTTCAAAATGA
- the neuB gene encoding N-acetylneuraminate synthase, translating into MNKRTMIIAEAGVNHNGSLELAKELVRVAAQSGADAIKFQTFKAQNLVTTSAEIADYQKKHSQAASQYELLQNLELSQNDHMTLIDLCREEGIEFISTPFDSESLTFLVERCGVSRIKLSSGDLTNGPLLMNVARSGLPVILSTGMGTLGEIEDALSVLAYGYLHQQEPVSFQDIKECYRTDNGHSILKEMVTLLHCTTEYPTPFDEVNLQVINTLSQAFDLSTGFSDHTNGIAAATASVALGVSVIEKHFTLDKNLPGPDHQASLEPQELYQLVQSVRQVEAAMGLKRKFPTRSESKNIPVARKSLVAAKPVRNGEVWTKDNLTTKRPGNGISPMKYWEIIGSQAEKDYQTDEIL; encoded by the coding sequence ATGAATAAGCGAACAATGATAATTGCAGAAGCAGGAGTTAATCATAATGGCTCGTTAGAATTAGCAAAAGAGCTCGTGCGCGTCGCGGCACAATCGGGGGCGGATGCAATCAAGTTCCAAACATTTAAAGCACAGAATCTTGTGACCACAAGTGCTGAAATAGCCGATTATCAGAAGAAGCATAGCCAGGCAGCTTCCCAATATGAGTTGCTTCAAAATTTGGAATTAAGTCAAAATGACCATATGACTCTAATCGATTTATGCAGAGAAGAGGGAATTGAATTCATTTCAACTCCATTCGATTCGGAAAGTCTGACTTTTTTGGTTGAAAGATGTGGAGTTTCAAGAATAAAGCTGTCCTCGGGCGATTTAACGAATGGACCTTTACTAATGAATGTGGCGCGCAGTGGGCTTCCGGTGATCCTATCAACCGGAATGGGGACATTGGGTGAGATTGAAGATGCTTTGTCTGTATTGGCATATGGCTACTTACATCAACAAGAACCTGTATCTTTTCAGGATATAAAAGAATGTTATAGGACAGATAATGGTCACAGCATTCTGAAGGAAATGGTGACTTTACTTCACTGTACAACAGAATACCCAACTCCATTTGACGAAGTAAATTTACAAGTGATAAATACGCTTAGCCAAGCATTTGATCTTTCTACTGGATTCTCTGACCATACAAATGGGATTGCTGCAGCTACCGCTTCCGTTGCCCTTGGAGTTAGTGTTATTGAAAAACACTTTACGCTAGATAAAAATTTACCGGGACCGGATCACCAAGCTTCCTTAGAGCCGCAAGAATTATATCAGTTAGTTCAATCCGTTCGTCAGGTGGAAGCAGCTATGGGATTGAAACGGAAATTTCCGACTCGATCAGAAAGTAAAAATATTCCTGTTGCACGTAAAAGCCTAGTCGCTGCCAAGCCAGTCCGAAACGGTGAAGTGTGGACGAAGGATAACCTCACAACAAAGCGCCCAGGAAACGGAATCTCCCCAATGAAATACTGGGAAATAATCGGTAGCCAAGCAGAAAAAGACTACCAGACTGACGAGATATTATGA
- the neuC gene encoding UDP-N-acetylglucosamine 2-epimerase has translation MRKLCFVTGTRAEYGLIYWLLREVSSDSELQLQLVATGMHLAPEFGATYKVIEEDGFTIDWKVDMLLSGDTGYAMSKSVGLGIIGFTDAFRILQPDIVVLTGDRFETLAAAQAAMFLNIPIAHLYGGEVTEGAIDESIRHAITKMAYIHFTATESYRKRVIQLGEAPERVFNYGAPGLDHLTKTKLLSQNELSQALQFHLDRPYFLVTYHPDTLGQHSSALSFQELLKALEQFNDYAVIITKPNADAGGRELIGLIEDYARTRADNVYVSASLGQVKYLSAMKYAAAVVGNSSSGIIEAPAMKVATVNIGDRQQGRLRSKSIVDCQPQTHQIVKALRLVLSGSFQGDVQRQVPAYGSGGASESIKEILKNIKLTHAPKKKFYDCF, from the coding sequence ATGCGTAAATTATGTTTTGTCACTGGCACACGTGCTGAATATGGGCTTATCTACTGGCTTTTGAGGGAAGTCTCTTCCGATTCTGAACTCCAATTACAGCTGGTAGCAACCGGTATGCATCTGGCTCCTGAGTTCGGGGCAACATATAAGGTTATCGAAGAAGATGGGTTCACGATAGATTGGAAAGTCGATATGCTGCTGTCTGGCGATACCGGATATGCTATGTCTAAGTCAGTCGGTCTAGGAATTATCGGTTTCACGGATGCATTTCGTATACTGCAACCCGATATAGTCGTGCTGACTGGAGATCGGTTCGAAACGCTTGCCGCTGCGCAAGCAGCCATGTTTCTGAATATCCCCATCGCTCATTTGTACGGAGGCGAGGTTACAGAGGGGGCTATCGACGAGTCGATCCGGCACGCGATTACGAAGATGGCGTATATACACTTTACTGCTACGGAATCATACCGCAAAAGGGTTATTCAATTAGGAGAGGCACCTGAACGGGTGTTTAATTATGGTGCCCCAGGATTAGATCACTTGACCAAAACAAAACTGCTATCTCAAAACGAGTTGAGCCAAGCATTGCAGTTTCATTTGGATCGTCCTTACTTTCTGGTGACCTATCATCCTGATACTCTGGGACAGCATTCTTCTGCTTTATCATTTCAAGAGTTACTGAAGGCACTTGAACAGTTTAATGACTATGCTGTCATTATAACTAAACCTAACGCAGATGCTGGAGGACGTGAACTTATAGGCTTAATTGAAGATTATGCTAGAACAAGAGCGGATAATGTTTATGTGAGCGCTTCGTTAGGGCAGGTTAAATATTTAAGTGCAATGAAATATGCAGCAGCCGTAGTCGGTAATTCATCCAGCGGCATTATTGAGGCACCGGCTATGAAGGTGGCTACAGTTAATATCGGAGACCGGCAGCAAGGCCGCCTGCGGAGCAAATCAATCGTCGATTGTCAACCACAAACTCATCAAATTGTAAAGGCTCTCCGCTTAGTTCTTTCAGGATCTTTTCAAGGGGATGTGCAACGACAAGTACCGGCTTACGGATCAGGGGGAGCTTCAGAATCTATTAAAGAAATACTAAAAAACATAAAGCTGACTCATGCGCCTAAAAAAAAGTTTTATGATTGTTTCTAG
- a CDS encoding LegC family aminotransferase → MIVNDIINKLSELLPQQSGVVALHEPRFQGEEWNYVKDCLDSGWVSSVGSYVSRFERDLADYLGAKHAVAVVNGTAALHVSLLLAGVQEKDEVLIPSLSFVATANAVAYCHALPHFIDVSAHTLGVDSTALEDYLTEIAEVREGICYNRKTGNVIRAVVPMHTFGHPADMDPLIELCAKFHIVCVEDAAESLGSTYKSQHCGTIGSIGAFSFNGNKIMTTGGGGAIVTNDENIARRAKHITTTAKQPHPWNFVHTEVGYNYRLPNINAALGCAQLEYLPRLIEAKRRLAMKYQTAFESIEGVSIFQEKPYAKSNYWLNAIVLKQPDELLRESILQMTNKKGFMTRPIWTPLHKLSMYEQMPKMPLKVTESLQNQIINIPSSPHLTGEIYA, encoded by the coding sequence ATGATAGTTAATGACATTATTAATAAGTTAAGTGAGTTGTTGCCACAACAAAGTGGAGTAGTAGCATTGCATGAACCGCGCTTTCAAGGAGAGGAATGGAATTACGTCAAGGATTGTTTAGATAGCGGTTGGGTATCATCAGTAGGCTCTTATGTTTCAAGGTTTGAACGGGACCTGGCGGATTATTTGGGAGCCAAGCATGCGGTAGCCGTCGTCAATGGGACAGCTGCTCTTCACGTTAGCTTGCTATTAGCTGGTGTTCAAGAGAAAGATGAAGTTTTGATTCCATCTCTATCCTTTGTAGCCACAGCCAATGCAGTAGCATATTGTCATGCTCTTCCCCATTTTATTGATGTATCTGCGCACACATTAGGCGTTGATTCTACTGCACTGGAAGATTACTTAACCGAGATAGCTGAAGTCCGTGAAGGGATTTGCTATAACCGGAAGACTGGAAATGTTATCCGGGCTGTGGTTCCTATGCATACATTTGGGCATCCTGCGGACATGGACCCGCTTATCGAATTATGTGCCAAGTTTCATATTGTATGTGTTGAAGATGCTGCAGAGTCTTTAGGATCGACATATAAGAGCCAACACTGTGGGACAATAGGAAGCATAGGAGCATTCAGCTTCAATGGAAATAAAATAATGACTACTGGCGGAGGCGGGGCAATCGTTACTAATGATGAAAACATCGCTAGACGGGCCAAACACATTACTACGACCGCCAAACAACCCCACCCATGGAACTTTGTGCACACGGAAGTGGGGTATAATTATCGGCTGCCAAATATTAATGCTGCGCTAGGATGTGCTCAATTAGAGTACTTACCGAGATTAATTGAAGCTAAGCGCAGGCTCGCGATGAAATACCAGACTGCATTTGAATCCATTGAGGGTGTTAGTATATTTCAGGAAAAGCCTTATGCAAAAAGCAATTACTGGCTAAATGCAATTGTATTGAAGCAACCAGATGAACTATTAAGGGAATCTATACTGCAGATGACGAACAAAAAAGGTTTTATGACACGTCCTATTTGGACTCCGCTTCATAAACTTTCCATGTACGAACAAATGCCGAAGATGCCATTAAAGGTAACTGAATCTCTGCAGAATCAGATTATTAATATTCCAAGCAGTCCACATTTGACAGGAGAAATTTATGCGTAA
- a CDS encoding NAD-dependent 4,6-dehydratase LegB: MKSNKKILITGADGFIGSHLTETLIREGYDVRAFVLYNSFNTWGWLDNCAGDVRGQFEVFSGDIRDPHGVKSAMKECDAVLHLAALIAIPYSYHSPDTYVDTNIKGTLNVLQAARELDIEKVIHTSTSEVYGTARYVPINEAHPLQGQSPYSASKIGADQMALSFYRSFGTPVGVIRPFNTYGPRQSARAIIPTVITQIASGKDVIELGALHPTRDFNYVEDTVHGFIAMLESPSSVGEEINIGSNYEISIGEMVELIADVMGRSITIQTAEERLRPDKSEVERLWADNSKAERLLGWNPKYQGKEGLRAGLKSTIEWFTQPDNLRLYKSGIYNI, translated from the coding sequence GTGAAGTCAAATAAAAAAATTCTTATTACAGGAGCAGACGGGTTCATCGGTTCACATTTAACCGAAACGCTGATCCGAGAAGGTTACGACGTAAGAGCCTTTGTCTTATATAATTCGTTCAACACGTGGGGATGGCTTGATAATTGCGCAGGTGATGTGCGTGGTCAATTTGAAGTGTTCAGTGGCGACATTCGTGATCCGCATGGTGTGAAATCAGCGATGAAGGAATGCGATGCGGTCCTGCACTTGGCTGCGCTCATCGCAATTCCTTACTCCTATCATTCGCCGGATACTTATGTAGACACAAATATTAAAGGAACGTTGAATGTGCTTCAGGCTGCAAGAGAGTTGGATATTGAGAAGGTAATCCATACATCTACCAGTGAAGTGTATGGTACGGCCCGGTATGTTCCGATTAATGAAGCTCACCCCTTGCAGGGACAATCGCCTTACTCTGCTTCCAAGATAGGAGCGGATCAGATGGCACTTTCATTTTACCGTTCTTTCGGAACTCCAGTTGGTGTTATACGCCCATTCAATACATATGGACCAAGACAATCTGCAAGGGCTATTATTCCGACAGTAATAACACAAATCGCTTCTGGCAAGGATGTGATTGAACTAGGCGCACTGCATCCAACCCGGGACTTTAATTATGTCGAAGATACCGTCCATGGGTTTATTGCAATGCTGGAATCACCGAGCTCTGTAGGAGAAGAAATTAATATTGGAAGTAATTATGAAATTAGTATCGGCGAAATGGTTGAATTAATTGCCGATGTTATGGGGCGATCAATAACGATTCAAACTGCTGAAGAAAGATTGCGTCCTGATAAAAGCGAAGTGGAGCGTTTGTGGGCGGATAATTCAAAAGCGGAAAGGCTTTTGGGATGGAACCCAAAGTATCAAGGAAAAGAGGGTTTAAGGGCGGGCCTGAAGTCGACGATCGAATGGTTTACACAACCGGATAACCTGCGTCTATACAAATCTGGCATTTATAATATATAG
- a CDS encoding motility associated factor glycosyltransferase family protein, which yields MSNVLERNLSVLQSTYPNLYTAVTGHSVDTNSVEVVKSHSNEVTIKVIKADGSTSYIHSRYNPIEEAVRWCDSLESNISDTEDLFVYGMGLGYHIEELMQRYPHKRFYIYEPEPAIFIKAIESRDLEGVLLHPNLIVLGVGREGFIQEQMITSVIDVITSSYKIVSLNGYERIYSDEMQVFNRLCKKEINRYRSNLATYVVFGEDWVKNITFNMSKNIASFSVENLKDALKDQPVLIVGSGPSADLDKEALQHLSSKVFTIAAGSSVQFLFSNGICPDLIVTLDGSEKNYQVFSGLQYSDIPLLYGTYVHHKIIENKSKSLFHVAIAEDTLTGYLLNEQDAPKFASACSVTGTAIQAAVYMGASHVIFVGQDFSYPNNRLYANKVDHFTDEEISNYLETVTELEVPNVCGGTNPTSIPMMVTLESIEELISFFNSKIEFINTSKIGALIKGTKHTPIEYLHDEHPEWNKTDGSLFIKTSHESSCVENGKMALEKMRDLLEQLVKCNSTLEEINEYCRQVLSTDKTMDSFDNYVSIIEQKWSQLVNKPVFTYIYSAILQHQLVIFRRYIPKIVNEKDGHKRGRLLVKHLIPVTSNMQEVTPRLIEYFREGINKVEKCIEEHNREVK from the coding sequence ATGTCTAATGTGCTAGAACGGAATTTATCTGTTTTACAGTCAACTTACCCTAATCTCTATACTGCTGTGACGGGCCATTCAGTTGATACTAATAGTGTTGAAGTCGTTAAATCTCATTCCAACGAAGTGACGATCAAAGTTATCAAGGCCGATGGTTCCACCAGTTATATTCATAGCCGGTACAACCCAATTGAAGAGGCAGTACGATGGTGTGATTCATTGGAAAGTAATATTTCCGATACAGAAGATTTGTTTGTGTATGGAATGGGATTAGGTTATCATATCGAGGAATTAATGCAGAGATATCCTCATAAGCGATTTTATATTTATGAACCTGAACCGGCTATTTTTATTAAAGCAATAGAATCCAGAGATTTAGAAGGAGTTCTTCTCCACCCCAATCTTATTGTTCTGGGGGTTGGGAGGGAAGGATTTATCCAAGAACAAATGATTACCAGTGTTATCGATGTAATTACGAGTTCATATAAAATTGTGAGCCTTAATGGGTATGAGCGGATTTATTCAGATGAGATGCAAGTATTTAATCGCCTGTGTAAAAAAGAAATTAACCGGTATCGAAGTAACTTAGCTACCTATGTGGTCTTTGGAGAGGACTGGGTAAAAAATATAACGTTTAATATGTCCAAAAATATTGCCAGTTTTTCAGTGGAGAACCTAAAAGACGCTCTTAAAGATCAACCAGTTCTTATTGTCGGTTCAGGTCCCTCGGCAGATTTGGATAAGGAAGCTTTACAACACCTATCTTCCAAAGTTTTTACCATTGCAGCTGGATCTAGTGTACAGTTCTTATTTAGTAACGGAATATGTCCCGATTTAATTGTCACTCTCGATGGAAGTGAAAAAAATTACCAAGTATTTAGTGGCTTGCAATATTCCGATATTCCATTGCTTTATGGAACATATGTACACCATAAGATCATTGAAAATAAAAGTAAATCGCTATTTCATGTAGCAATCGCAGAAGACACATTAACGGGCTATCTGCTTAATGAACAGGATGCACCAAAGTTCGCTTCAGCGTGCTCCGTAACAGGAACCGCTATTCAAGCAGCTGTTTATATGGGGGCATCTCATGTCATCTTTGTTGGCCAAGACTTTTCTTATCCTAATAATAGGCTTTATGCAAATAAAGTTGATCATTTTACAGATGAAGAGATAAGTAATTATTTAGAAACAGTAACAGAGTTAGAGGTTCCGAATGTTTGTGGCGGCACGAATCCTACGTCTATTCCAATGATGGTCACGTTAGAGTCTATTGAAGAACTTATTTCGTTTTTCAATTCTAAGATTGAATTTATTAATACATCCAAAATTGGAGCGCTTATCAAAGGAACAAAGCATACTCCAATTGAATATTTGCATGATGAGCATCCAGAATGGAATAAAACTGATGGCTCATTATTTATTAAAACATCGCATGAGTCATCATGTGTAGAGAATGGAAAAATGGCGCTCGAAAAGATGCGAGATCTCTTGGAGCAATTAGTGAAATGTAATTCTACACTAGAGGAAATAAACGAATATTGTCGGCAGGTTTTATCGACTGATAAGACCATGGATTCCTTCGATAATTATGTCAGTATTATTGAACAAAAGTGGTCCCAACTTGTAAATAAACCTGTATTTACATATATTTATTCCGCAATCCTTCAACATCAACTGGTAATTTTTCGTCGCTATATACCAAAAATTGTTAACGAGAAAGATGGGCATAAACGTGGAAGGCTTTTGGTAAAGCATCTTATCCCCGTTACTTCTAATATGCAGGAGGTCACTCCTAGGCTCATTGAATATTTTAGAGAAGGAATTAATAAGGTGGAAAAATGTATAGAGGAGCATAATCGTGAAGTCAAATAA